The stretch of DNA tgaccaaatacctcgatatcgatgtTGCAGCGATATTCTAGTGTTGACAATTGGTgttctaacaaaaaaaaatatcttcacacttagattttagatgaataatcatcagtaatgtggacataatgtctaagtgggaaaaaggcaaataatagaacagctagaacagtctggtaggttcagaaaagtacatcactttactgtaatacagcctttaaaaccaggaaaagacaacacttatgtcatatcacgatattaccatatccaaaatctaagacgatatctagcctcatatcacgatatcgatataatatcgatatattgcccagccctacctcaGCATCTAGGTTAAGTCATCGGAAGACCTCACACAGGCCACTGTTGGTCACAGACTCCTTAGTGAATATTGACCCAGTCACAGGTTGACacttgaaaatgtttttattctgtAGAGCCTcaaattcttttttctttctcatttgTTTAGCCCAATGTTGTGAAGATGTGATCCAGGTGGCAAAAGAGGCCAGGAAAAGGAACCTGGGCCCCCTTCACCCCAACTTCAACCTGGTCAAGGTGTTAAAGTCTGGCCTGAATCGGGACCTGCCCTCTGATGCACATGTCCTGGCCTCGGGGCGGCTGTGCGTCTCGCTAACCCGAGTGTCTGACGGGCAGAATGAGCTGGTGTCGGAGTTCAACAGCAAAGAGGAACTCGTCGAGGTGCGGGGAGTTTTTGTgacattgttttcttttcaatcTTGAGAAGCCTCTACGGCagcggtgtcaaactcaatgtcACCAAGGGCCACGccggaaaatgagaatcacatcaagggccagacatgtagaatttattgacatgctttgcttttatttaaagataAAGTCAAGCCTTCTcatttacagtttggtccacataaagccccccaaaaagtcagcaaaaaaagttccttagccatcacagAATTgaacaaatcaagcaaaacaatgattacttttcgtcaccttcctaaagtaatttttttcaggtttttcagaaaacacaaaaaactaaaCGGCCTAAGTCACACGCTTGACATAGGCAATTATACTAAAGGtttagaatcacatgacctgttcaactgaggatgtaagcaattttaccagaggtggccagcaccatgaggagatgatttaggcaaagaaatatgttttgttaaaaaatgacattggccattattttaggaaggtgacgatttttaaaagcaggctaccacacagccgaCTCACAGCAACCTGTTCCACAGCCTGAACATGAAAACTCTGCTTCCGTGGGagtttctgagtctcaaagtcgacAAATCTGCCAAAATTTTGCTTTAAGTGTGGcgtaattgtattttgaaaaacaccttcccgtctttttggtttggtgcaAAAAAGACGGAAAATAGGCAggccaaaatctattgtgaaaCTAAagttgatatgcgggccggatcaaaatttgcgaggggccgggttcggcccgcgggccttgattTTGACACACATGCTCTACGGCTTCCATCATGATAATGCAGGCCACAGGAAATCAATTTGCTGTGGTTTAACTCTGTCCACAGGCGCTGATCTGTAGCAGTTTCATTCCCATCTACTGCGGGCTGATTCCTCCATCCTTCAGAGGAGTGGTAGGTGTCTTTGGTTGAATTGCTACTCTTTGGTTTCCCCTtttgcagtgtttcctttaggatttttttttagcagtatggggcaggtctgtccgaacaacatGAGCTGACAGAACCGACAAGTTGAACGTTGTCCAATTAGAACGGACCCACCGCGGTGACCTTTTTAGTGGAGCTGTTGgtttaatagtcgactcggaagaaagccAACATTTTGACGATAAactccatcaacacaacagtacgtggagttaaactggacgggcccactaacctctgaatagttctactggttgttaaattgcaatgtgagcggcagccaACGGGGGGTGCACTACgtcggcaggatcatttaaaaggcaatCGCGACTGCCTGTGCGTCTGCCctgtttctgataccgtggcggcagaaattttgccatggcaggctgccactacaaaatcaacatagactGCCTTTTGGGATGCacaattatttttacaaaattgtatttcattattttaattCTTCTCCTAAAATAGTCACATTGTTTGCCTAGTACATTACAGACCATTCATTGGGAACCATGTACTCATGTGactataaataaagtaaaaaaaaggagaagggaGTTTCAGTGGCAAAGAAAGGtcttattttaagaaaaatgtagCAACAAGCAGGTTGAAAAGGGAAATGAGAGAAGGAAATCTGAATGttatattaaaagtaaaagcatgGTCTGTATTTCGAAGATAATTTGAATTGCCTTTGGGTCCAGCTCTAATTCAAAAACATATCTACCTTATGTAAGTATTCCAGGAAAACCTCAGTAAACGCCTGGGAGAATACTCCGCTGAAGATATCGGTCAAGGTACAAGGCAGCTATCATTAGAACAGAgatcattttgttttcattacaAAAAATCAGGAGGAGTCGTTTGCATGTTTCGAAAGAGTGCTGTGATAATCATTTTAGCTGCGAGTGCTAGTTTCTGATACCACTGTCGCCTCTACATTGACTTATCAGCTGCTTTTGGACTTTGACAGTGATCTTATTGGGATTGATAGAGCTatggttactgtgtgtgtgtgtgtgtgtgtgtgtgtgttcagatgaCGTTATATAGCAGTAACAAAATGCAAATTTCAGGTTTGTCGCAATGAACActgataaaaaagaaatcaaccaGATGACATGAaatataatctaaaaaaaatacaaagcatAATCATGCGATGAATGAAGAAATGTAGTTAACAAAACAGGTTCCGTATTGAAAGCGTCTGAAGTATCACTTTGAAATGTAAGCGCATGATATCAGTCGGAAGCTTATCACTGCATTGACCCAACATTTCACATGAAGTGAAACTGTTTACAactgttaaaatgtaaaaatagcaCAATTCAAAGGTCAGACAACAAACACGACAGAGAAAAGTCTGGATTCAACCAGATGACATCAGGTATAGTAGGTGCATATGATAACTGTGCAGTTCCGGGTTCATTGAATGAGTGTAATCATTCAATTGAGTAGTTtacattagggctgcagctaacgaTCAATTTCAGAgtcaattaatctgttgattattttcccgATTAATTGATaagtttggtctataaaatgtcagaaaatgtgtttcccaaaaagcccaagatgacgtcctcaaatgtctttttttgtccacaactcaaagatatacagtttactgtcacagaggagagaagaaactagaaaatagaAGAATCAGAGAATTGAAAATAGTTGGCGATAATTTTAATAGTTGACAGCTAGTCGATTAATCTTCGCAGCTCTAATTTAGCGCATATATAAATCAATTAAAATGGCacaatacgttttttttgcCTTAGGACCAGCGGTCAGACAGAGAAGCTCCAGTCACAAAGTAAATCACTGTGGAAATACAGGACATCCCGAACAAAAAAACTATCTTTGTGTACACATCAGCGCATTTCAGTGTCTATTCAGAGGAATAGACACTGGTGTCCCAGTTTTGGTGCCAAAGTTCACTGTCAAGTATTCTGTCTGCAGGTGTTGTCTGTGGATTCTGTACATTGTGTACTTTCTGCTGCCTGTGGCCTCAGAGCCCAGTTTAGTGTGACTCACCAACTCCATGTTCATTGACCTGAGGCATGACACActgtgcaaaatagccttggggaggaacttgttttggtggaacttgtgtacgttcaaaagtagttttagttgtgcaacagaaaactcagattggacagatagtctagctagctgtctggattgatcctgcagagatctgaggagcagttaaccagagtcctcacaaatccaccggaggttagcaCGCCAACacaaagtcaagtcaagtcaagtcaagtcagcttTATTGTCAGATGTACTAGACATGCATGACATACGGCACAAATGACATTTCAGTCCTCTCGGATCCACAGtgcaaaatgtaataaaaaataagtgttctataaatagaaaagacatagaaagaaaggaagaggaaggttaCGGACTTCgtcgaaaatacatgcatccagcgCAACTTCCTGCGGTagcggagcaatcccggaagttgaACGTTGAGGATATAGACTGGAATGGAATGGAGTTTCAAAATCTCATTTTCCAGgcttggaaaagtcatggaattagGATTTTttagtgtttaaaaaatgtcaaacaaattTAGTAACACTTAACGCATTCCCATAGTTTCCTTATCATTTCCTAAAAAGGGAACTGAAATGTAAAGACGTTCTAAGAAAGTTCTTTAAAAGGACTATGTAATCTGGTACTTATATTAGGAAAAATGGAGACAGtgtttaattgcttttaattaGAGAAATAAAGGGAAGATTTAGAGAAGAATTTGGTATGTGCTTGGGTTGAAATTTCCTTAGATTAGATTAGCATTTTAGCAGTTGTTTCTCAAGCAAACAACAGCTACTATGTATCAAATATATAAAGCCCTGGCTCTTTCTCCAGAGCTCAAATTAGTTGGTACTTGCAGTCTAATGCCAACTTCCATAGTTTTCTCAGAGGAAACATCCAAGGGATATTGTTATGAATTACGGGACCCATAAAATATAGTGTTACCAGCAGTTCTTCACCAGCTAAAGCCCCAGTGATACTGGATTTTTGACACAGCTATATTGACTTTTTAAaagtgctctaagcgatgtcacgcattttttattacacacagcaaacatctcctcactatctgctagctgcctgtctcctgaacacactgtaaaaaaacgcggtctctgtagacagcccagggtccacaaacgccaacaaaaacaaactggccaacctgcaccaccaaacataacaaacagtgttccagccaataaccaacaagaaggatttgggggtgggggttgggggggttagtgcgcggaagggaAGGCAGGGGGACGtcatgaggaggagggaggggcgagctagcctctgttttgtttgacaatacttcgaacgtcaacaagaagtgacgtcaacCGACAAACCGTCAAAGATATGTATGAAgcaagactaagagtctacagccatgatggcagtgctttgagctaagtGCTAACCTCATGCATGTCTGTACTTTTATTACAACCAGTGAGATTAAAATAGGCCCAATACTAATGCAGTAAATCCGATATTACAGTAAGAAGTTCAATAATGTaggttttatttcatcaaaatacacatttccATACCCTATATGCACATTAAGGGATCCTGAGCTCCATTTCCTTACTGACCTACATTCAGTCACGCTGGCAGACACAGACGCTACATTTTTCACACGTTCTGTCCGCTGGCAGCAGCTCTGCCAAGCTGAATGGGATTTTACTGTTAACACTTGGAATAAGGTTAATCCCTTCTCCTCTATGGACATGTTAAGCCCTTCTTCTCTATCTAAAATGGAACTGGAGTATTtcattacataaataaatgggtAAAGTCTCTAAAAAAATGATGTCACCGGTACATCCAAAAATGTTAGAGCGATGTGACTGCCAAGGGGAATTGGCTTCTTGTTTTTGGTACAGAGCGGTTGGCTTTTTAGTAGGCTGAAGTGTCTTTAGGTTATAATGTCAGAGCGATCGCAGGCTCAAAGTACCATAATCATGGACAATATCCCAGATAGACATAGTGCAGTGATTGAACATATTGCTACTAACTACTCTTTCAACAAAGTTTTAACTACTTCAACTTTTGAATGGAAGTAGGTACTTACATAGGGCTGAGTATCGTTCAAAAACAATTGATACCGGGGCCGGTACCGGGGCCGGTACCAAtgccaataccgtgactttgataccggttcctaaacgatacttttttccaataccaattttatgaaacaaaaagaaattacaacattacacattacggcacaaatctttatttgtttttcagcttctactacgtgagccctgtctctgtgcgtaacgtagagtttttcctgcctgcctctacgGCGTtaaacgttagacagccaatcacaagcattattagatctttgTAAAGGtgtgctgcatgcttattggctcactgactctgATTTACTCGTTAGgcagtctatatcctcgacgttccacttccgggattggtcCGTTGCCGAcgaaaattccgccggattttagttatttaggccggatatccgttaccTTGGATATCCAAGGTAACGGATATCTTCCTTTGTGTTAGCGTTCTAACATCCGggggatttgtgaggactatggttaactgctcatcagatctctgcaggataaatccagacagctagctagactatctgaccaatctgagttttctgttgcacgtccacatgttcctattttgcagaggcaccgttgctccataCGGCGATTAGCCCCGctcgacgattgtgattggtttaaagcagagatcttcaacagggggtccgggagtCACTGAAGGGGGGCCTCCGAATTATTGTCAAAAAGGTTTTttcataaattaaaaagtcttaacataattccaacatattattagcaaatataaatcaccactgatgataggctcactggcctataggtaatgtagtcactaaggtagccatctacagatacagttcatcctaaaattcttgtgccacatgtatgtttaaatcatgccaacaattattgttttaatagcTTGGTATTCTatggaaaaaaaggtatgtataaaggcttcaggtcgcctacacgttattgtaggcctagGTTAATAAacaacttaatttcatacaatatatgtagtagggggtccctgctctgtctctcttttagttaaggggtccttggcctaaaaagcatttctttaaaccaaaccactggtttaaagaaatgccaaaaaaccacagcatgtttttctgccatcccagaatgctgtgtggattcgccagaccctcctccgcagcaccgCGGTGGAGAAGGTCTGGCATAGCGAGACCACTCCTTAGGTATTGTAATTGGGTAtggaatgacgaggcatttttcgatactcgatactttagagacacttcggtcggtgcctaaaagtaTTAAATTCGGTAGCTGCcctatacatacagtacattatttctgtctcttttttttgtatctttagCGTTACGTGGATGGCGGGATCAGCAACAACCTGCCGCAGTCTGATTTGAAGAACACCATCACCATCTCTCCCTTCTCTGGCGAGTCTGACATCTGTCCCCGTGACGACTCCACCAGCTTCCACGAGCTGCGCTTCACCAACACCAGCATCCAGATGAACCTGGGCAACATGTACCGCCTCAGCAGGGCCCTGTTTCCCCCGGAAACCAAGGTAGGCCATGCTTCCGCCTCAGAGGGACGCCCTGTTGCAATtgataatgttgattaaaaaaaaaaaatctaagacaataacaaaaaattaTGCAAAATGGTGGTGCACTTTTTGGAGAGAATTTAAACGTTGGGTGTGGTTTACTTGGCTGAACATGCTTAAACGGCCATCTAAAGGTCAAGTTTTTGAATCAGAGTAATTTAATGACTGAGAAATAAAGCTGCACCAATCAATTTTCTTATATCAACAATGGTTCCAATTACTGTGTGAGAGGAATCATTGTAATGAACACACATCCAAATCTGCATTTGGAATCTGCAAATGCATCCAAATCTACATTTCCCCTCGGCTCTAACCTTTTACATTGCAACCTCTATGAGCTGATAGTTTTGGTTTTTAGTAGAAATAGCGAAGTAGAGTTTTTCCTTAGAcagttagacagccaatcacaaacattagtAGATCTTTGTAAAAGTGTGCTGCAttcttattggctcactgagtctatatcctcgatgttccacttccgggattgctccgttgccgacggcaattccgccggatttcactcatttatgtCCGTTGCCTTGGGTGGACTATGGTTAAAATAATGTGATTAGATAATCTTGAAGATGAATCGAATGtgaaatatttagttgaatgtttggtggacCATTtgatttaacatattttttcctcataattattatattcacaGTTTTTTCACTAAGATACATtatggaataatgttacatatcacagattgtttaaagaaatcctaatttcagtggatttttcacttatattttattactttatttaacacGATCGTAGAATGTGCAATATGTAGCTAAAAATAAAATCGCAAATCGAATCATAATCACAATATCTGGCAGACAAATCGctatgagattttttttttttttaccaaatcaGCCCAATTCAGCCCTAGCTTTTAGACCCAAAACACTCATGACTCACTCAATGATCAGTATGCCAGTATTAATGAAAGTAATTCCACACTCTGACACTGTAGTGGATTGCTGACTGATTACAAGACGTATGCCTCACTGTCAAAGGTGGATAAAGTCCCTTGAAGACACACATGAGAGCTGGAATGGACAAAGTGCAATGGCTTATTATTGCTATGATTCATATGCAGATCACCTCGGCTTGAGATATATCTTCTTAATCTTTCTCCGTTCCCTTTACCCATCACTGACAGAAGAGAAGTATCCAGATGTGCCCTCCCCTGTGCTCTGGTTTTCACCTCCTGTCACTCTCCTTTATCCCACGTTTTCTCTTGTTATTCCCTGGCCCTGTGATTAATGTCAGGTAACTTTGAAAATGGGGTGAGCGTTAGGGTAGAGCTGCGTTGTTGTTACACAGCCTGGCTCCTCACCGCTCCCCACACATGCGCGTTATGCCGTCTGGTTGCACAAATCTGTGTGGGGGGAGGTGTTGTTGCTACCACATTTCTAGAGACAGGAATGATCTCTTTGtaccataacacatgaaaaatgaaaaacaagtcTACCCATACACGCTTGACGCAGTAACTCTATGTCAACTTGTCACTTCACACATATTGACAGGTGCTGTATTGACATGCACAGGAAAAACagaatttgaatgtcaaataaAAGAGATAACTATTCTGACCCACTAACCCCTGTCCCGATCATGCCAGCCACGGGATTGGCTGTGAGCGCCTCTGCTGATGCTAGAGCTCTCTTATAGAAGCTCTCAGAGTACTTGCCAAGTCTTTATTAAGTGAATGGGACATTTTTTGGAACTAagttatttgctttttttaagagttagatgagaggtTTGATACCACTCTTATGTGTGTACATTTAGTATTCCACGGAAGATTTAAAAAGCCTAGATAAAAATCAACTAAAGAAATAgattaaaatacaatacatattGCTATATATCTGAGTATTCCTTTAAAATCTCCATACATTTTTCTGTGTCATATATGTTTTTGTATGCTCTGTTGATTCCTGTTCTGTGTAACACAAATCGTTTACCTTTTCCATTGAGAAAGTCAATAATAAGAAATTTGAACATTGAATGTTgaataatttctgttttttgttcttATTAGTGAGTTATCTTTATGAAAAATAGCTTACCGGTGTAAGGAATTTGTTCTAACGAGGCCCTAAGgcctgtcaaatctgactccaatttattAATTCCCGCGCCTTCTTTAATCTGAATTAAGTTTCCcagaacacaaggatcaatctgagacgaagagttcagttaagcaaaGGTTACTGAGTACAGCATAAGAGTTACAACACAACTGTGGGTTCACGAACAGCATCTAAGTTTCCCTGGCAACAGACATTAAGTCAGAGATGGTCCACCGAGATCTTGTCTGAAAATGAACTCTGATCTGTATGCTCCCCTCACAGGGGGGTGTCTTCTCGTTTCTAGGCAAAAACTGTCATCTTTCTtttcacgcacacacataaactGGGCTGCCTTtctcaatcagtgacatcatTAATTGAGGAATTCAATTCGGGAATATGGGTGAGCCATTTTTAGGCTGTTGAGAAAATGACAGGTATTTCCCGAATATAAGATAAACTCTTTTGCTCTCCACAGGTAATGGCTGACATGTGTCAGAGCGGTTATAAGGATGCTCTGCGCTTCCTTGAAGAAAACAGTGAGTATCCTCCTACTGTTTTACTATGGTGACCCTCAGATAAGCTCGCCTAGTTATGATGTATCCCTATCAGCCGCTAGCTTAACCTTCGGACTGTGTCAACTGATGTCATGTTTTGTGGTGCCAGACCTGCTGATGCTCGATCGTCCAACCTCGGGCCCCGCCATGCCAGAGAGCCCGCCCACCACCTGCTGCTGTAAGCCTACAGAAACCACACAAGAGTGGGTGCTTCGGAGGCTCCGCCTACTGCGAAAACAGCACTGGTGGCTAGATGAGCAGATTGATCTGCCCACGCCCATCAAGAAAGGTGTGGTGTCATCCCAGATTTTGTGGTGCCTCTGTAAAGTATGTTGACATGCTGTGTGGTTGACTGGTCCcgttctctgtgtgtctgtcagtgttcTGTGAGGCCTGCCAAGACAAATCCGGCCTGTATACCAAGGTGTCCGAGATGCTGCCAGTCAGAGTGGCCTCCTACATGCTCATGCCATACACACTTCCTGTACAGTCGGCCTACTCAGTAGCCCAGAGGTGAGTACACTGTAGATCTAAACCATtgactgtaataaaaaaaaagacgtgACGTAGCAACAGTGAGGTCACCCATTTGTTTGGGGATTACCGTTTTGATGCCTCAAATTTGGCATTTGGCCGTCGGCATCTTGTTTTTCTGAAACCGGACGTGACCACGTTTACACAAGAGGGTGGAGCTGAGGAGGATGATGCGACTAAtgccgaccttacaccaaacgacttttcaagcgattACACTGTCGCAGATTATTTTCCAATATGAGAAAGAAAccctgagagtcttgctagagtcggGGCGCTTTCCAGTCGTCtcaatcgtttggtgtaaggtggtcataaaactcagtcccagtcGGTCTTTTTCCCATCTTGACATTCCgacaaaatcaaacgtgtttgatattatcgtaaGTTTAAGGTCTTGGCAGTGAAGTTAAAATTGCACTACTATTTAACGCAACTACGAGACATTTTTAACCGGTCATGAATCAATTGATGCCGCTCTGCTCTGCGCCCGTCAGGAGCAGCTTCTCGCTGCACAGCCGGTCCCCCGGAGCAGCACAATCTCCGGGAGAGTCCGGTACAGCCTGATCTCTGCAAACGGAGATCCCGTTAGCGCTAGCCTCACAGCCGAGCGTTCAGTTCCATTCAAAACGATGCAGTTTAGCGGTCTTATCTGCGCCAGCCGCATGTGTAAAATATATTAGCTGTGGATGAGAGGGAGGCTGGCTGCTGGAAATCAGACGTTTTGGCACTGGTGATTTTTCTTTGGCGGTGGCTAtaaacctctttggggggggCGCCAAAACTTTCTCTGTGTAGGAAAAACCCTTTccccatagacttctatagaaaattacttctttttgcaaccagtggagtcgccccctgctggaaattagacaGAATGCAGGtggcacttctgcattggcttcacttttcagagaTGGAAGCTACAAccagtattttttacagtctatgatgaTCTATGTCTGCCCTTTTAAGCAAAAGAGTTCTGCACTGAAAACTCATTCAGTCAGGTCCATGACCAAGTTGCTTTGTTTCCGTTTTAAACATCAGTTCAGTGCCTGTTCATCTAATATGATTTCTGCTCTGCCCCAGGTTTGTGGAGTGGATCCCAGAGGTGCCAGCTGATATGCGCTGGCTGTGTGGGGTGGCAGGTGACATGTACCAACAGGCCTGGAAAGGAGCACCGGCTAGCTCTATTGGGTAACAGATGGTTTTCCATACAGTGCAACATTCAGTCATACAGTTATCCACCTGCAAAttacaaaccaagaaggttgtatataaatgaaaatagcagAAAATTACATAACAATACAAAGAACAaaagactagggctgggtaccgaattcaatactttttaggcactgaccgaattgcctctatagactcgagtatcgaaaaatgcctcgtcatttaatacccaatttcaatacctaaggagtaaaatcgcgtcagtgagccaataagcacgcagcatgcttctaccaaaatctaataatgtctgtgattggctgtctaacgttacacatcgtagagacacgcaggaaaaactctaagTTACACCCgtgctcacgtagtaggagctaaaaaattaaataataagatttgtgc from Perca fluviatilis chromosome 23, GENO_Pfluv_1.0, whole genome shotgun sequence encodes:
- the pnpla3 gene encoding patatin-like phospholipase domain containing 3, with product MVDLNGGWNLSFAGCGFLGIYHIGVASCLQEKAPYLIEGATKLYGASAGALTASVLASQASLAQCCEDVIQVAKEARKRNLGPLHPNFNLVKVLKSGLNRDLPSDAHVLASGRLCVSLTRVSDGQNELVSEFNSKEELVEALICSSFIPIYCGLIPPSFRGVRYVDGGISNNLPQSDLKNTITISPFSGESDICPRDDSTSFHELRFTNTSIQMNLGNMYRLSRALFPPETKVMADMCQSGYKDALRFLEENNLLMLDRPTSGPAMPESPPTTCCCKPTETTQEWVLRRLRLLRKQHWWLDEQIDLPTPIKKVFCEACQDKSGLYTKVSEMLPVRVASYMLMPYTLPVQSAYSVAQRFVEWIPEVPADMRWLCGVAGDMYQQAWKGAPASSIGEKGLRKCLSAPPLPTECEKPMQRDNLPALSSIELHGNSWENAKSTSSSSQNHSRIIPSSPQQVCFYVGSQGDQQ